Proteins encoded together in one Labrus mixtus chromosome 18, fLabMix1.1, whole genome shotgun sequence window:
- the gabrg1 gene encoding gamma-aminobutyric acid receptor subunit gamma-1: MKRLFVTSVRDGAMNLWLLFALLGLCAAISPSKQDDEDYEDVPINKTWVLSPKVYESDVTLILNKLLLGYDNKLRPDIGGKPTVIETAVYVNSIGPVDPINMEYTIDIFFAQTWYDSRLKFNSTMKVLMLNSNMVGKIWIPDTFFRNSRKSDAHWITTPNRLLRLWTNGRVMYTLRLTINAECYLKLHNFPMDEHSCPLEFSSYGYPKNEILYRWQRRAVEVADQRYWRLYQFAFVGMRNTTDVAHTQSGEYVIMTIFFDLSRRMGYFTIQTYIPCSMIVVLSWVSFWINKDAVPARTSLGITTVLTMTTLSTISRKSLPKVSYVTAMDLFVSVCFIFTFAALMEYGTLHYFTSNRQSKKSKANNNAQKSSSMVNIRPGTSLLQMNNIVPYHEEADYAYECLDGKDCASFFCCFDDCRSGAWRENRMHVRVSKIDSYSRIFFPTAFGLFNLVYWIGYLYL; the protein is encoded by the exons ATGAAGCGGCTCTTTGTCACATCGGTGCGGGACGGAGCCATGAACCTCTGGCTGCTCTTCGCTCTGCTCGGACTCTG TGCAGCAATCAGCCCCAGTAAACAAGACGACGAGGACTATGAAGATGTGCCCATAAACAAGACCTGGGTGTTATCACCGAAGGTCTATGAGAGCGATGTGACTTTGATCCTGAACAAACTGCTGCTGGGATACGACAACAAACTGCGGCCCGACATTGGAGGCAA GCCGACAGTGATTGAAACAGCCGTCTACGTCAACAGCATTGGACCGGTTGACCCCATCAACATG GAATACACCATCGACATCTTCTTCGCCCAAACATGGTACGACAGCCGACTGAAGTTCAACAGCACAATGAAGGTTCTCATGCTCAACAGTAACATGGTAGGCAAAATTTGGATTCCCGACACCTTCTTCAGGAATTCTCGCAAATCAGATGCCCATTGGATCACCACGCCCAATCGCCTCCTGAGGTTGTGGACTAATGGAAGGGTCATGTACACACTGAG GTTGACTATTAATGCGGAGTGTTACCTTAAGCTGCATAACTTTCCAATGGATGAGCACTCGTGTCCACTGGAGTTTTCAAGCT ATGGTTATCCCAAGAATGAGATCTTGTATAGGTGGCAGAGACGTGCTGTGGAGGTGGCAGACCAGCGGTACTGGAGGCTCTACCAGTTTGCCTTTGTTGGGATGAGGAACACCACTGATGTGGCCCACACCCAATCAG GAGAATACGTAATCATGACGATCTTCTTTGACCTGAGTCGGAGAATGGGCTACTTCACCATCCAGACCTACATCCCCTGCAGTATGATTGTGGTCTTGTCCTGGGTCTCCTTCTGGATCAATAAAGATGCCGTCCCAGCCCGCACATCTCTAG GTATCACCACTGTGCTCACCATGACAACTCTAAGCACCATCTCCAGGAAGTCCCTGCCCAAGGTTTCCTACGTCACTGCCATggacctttttgtttctgtgtgcttCATCTTCACCTTCGCTGCCCTCATGGAGTATGGCACACTGCACTACTTCACAAGCAACAGACAGAGCAAAAAATCTAAAGCCAACAATAATGCACAG AAATCATCCAGTATGGTGAATATCCGTCCTGGCACATCCCTTCTGCAGATGAACAACATTGTTCCCTATCACGAGGAGGCTGACTATGCATACGAGTGTTTGGATGGAAAAGACTGTGCcagcttcttctgctgtttcGACGACTGCCGCTCAGGTGCCTGGCGTGAAAACAGGATGCATGTGCGGGTTTCTAAGATTGATTCTTACTCACGAATATTCTTCCCTACTGCTTTTGGCCTTTTCAATCTGGTTTATTGGATAGGTTACCTTTATCTATAA